The following are encoded in a window of Roseimaritima ulvae genomic DNA:
- a CDS encoding thioredoxin family protein codes for MWKSGLLSALAIIACTPCWSAEPMHRSRIGDHVESFTLDNCYGKSVSLDDFSKAKAIAIVFLGTECPLAKLYGPRLTAIQEQYADRGVQIIGINSNTQDSLTELAAYVHRHEIGFPMLKDPGNRVADALAAERTPEVFLIDHERVVRYHGRIDDQYGVGYSKERDAKPELTIALDALLAGKQIEQPETEAVGCHIGRVKQTVPTGNVTFTKDIAPILNDKCVNCHRKGEIAPFTLTSYEDVLGWEDTILEVIADNRMPPWYADPAHGKFANDARLSARQRQLISTWVDNGMPEGDPNDLPAAPQFAEGWQIQQPDQVITMRDKPFSVPAEGVLDYQRFVVDPQWQEDQYIVSSEARPDKRDVVHHILVYVIPPGKSRRDLRQTLAGYAPGSPPLQLEDGIAIEVKAGSKLLFEMHYTPNGTATEDLSCVGFRFAKKADVRKRLGGRLAANTKFEIPAGAANHTVKATYVARQDENLLSMSPHMHLRGKSFRYDVRFPDGREDTLLNVPNYDFNWQLKYILDEPLTLPKGTQIECTAVFDNSEYNLTNPDPSQPVRWGDQSFEEMMIGFMDTVPVKDEF; via the coding sequence GTTGTCCGCCTTGGCCATCATAGCCTGCACGCCGTGTTGGTCTGCTGAACCGATGCATCGTAGCCGTATTGGGGATCATGTCGAATCCTTCACGCTGGATAACTGCTACGGCAAATCTGTTTCCCTGGATGATTTCTCAAAGGCGAAGGCGATCGCGATCGTTTTTTTGGGCACCGAATGCCCGCTGGCGAAACTCTACGGTCCGCGGTTGACGGCGATACAGGAGCAGTACGCCGATCGTGGTGTGCAGATCATTGGAATCAACTCCAACACGCAGGATAGTCTCACCGAGTTGGCAGCCTACGTGCATCGTCACGAGATCGGCTTTCCGATGCTCAAAGACCCCGGAAATCGTGTCGCCGATGCGTTGGCGGCTGAACGCACACCGGAAGTCTTTTTGATCGATCATGAACGCGTGGTCCGGTATCACGGTCGGATCGACGATCAGTACGGCGTGGGGTACTCTAAGGAACGCGATGCGAAGCCGGAACTGACGATCGCGTTGGATGCTTTACTTGCGGGCAAGCAAATTGAACAGCCGGAGACTGAAGCGGTGGGCTGTCATATAGGTCGAGTGAAGCAGACGGTGCCGACCGGGAATGTCACGTTTACCAAAGACATCGCTCCGATCCTGAATGACAAGTGCGTCAACTGCCATCGCAAGGGCGAGATCGCTCCGTTCACGCTGACCAGCTACGAAGATGTGTTGGGTTGGGAAGACACGATCCTCGAGGTTATCGCCGACAATCGGATGCCGCCTTGGTATGCCGACCCGGCGCATGGAAAGTTCGCCAATGACGCGCGACTCAGTGCCCGGCAGCGTCAGTTGATCTCCACCTGGGTAGACAATGGCATGCCGGAGGGCGATCCCAACGACCTACCGGCAGCGCCGCAATTTGCTGAAGGCTGGCAGATTCAGCAACCAGACCAGGTGATCACGATGCGTGACAAACCCTTTTCCGTCCCCGCGGAAGGAGTGCTGGACTATCAGCGTTTCGTCGTGGATCCGCAGTGGCAGGAAGATCAATACATCGTGTCCTCGGAAGCTCGGCCCGACAAACGCGACGTAGTGCATCACATCTTGGTATACGTGATCCCGCCCGGCAAGAGTCGGCGTGACCTCCGCCAGACGTTGGCTGGCTATGCGCCAGGAAGTCCGCCACTGCAGCTCGAAGACGGAATCGCGATCGAGGTGAAAGCGGGGAGCAAGCTGTTGTTTGAGATGCACTACACGCCCAATGGAACGGCCACGGAAGACCTGAGTTGCGTTGGTTTTCGTTTTGCAAAAAAAGCAGACGTTCGCAAGCGACTGGGAGGTCGACTGGCAGCCAATACCAAATTTGAGATTCCCGCCGGCGCCGCAAACCACACGGTCAAGGCGACGTATGTGGCACGCCAGGACGAGAATCTGCTCAGTATGTCGCCACACATGCATCTGCGTGGCAAATCGTTCCGCTACGACGTTCGTTTTCCGGACGGACGTGAGGACACTCTGCTGAATGTTCCCAACTACGACTTCAACTGGCAACTGAAATACATCCTCGACGAGCCCCTGACGTTGCCCAAGGGGACGCAAATTGAATGCACCGCCGTTTTTGATAACAGCGAGTACAATCTGACCAATCCGGATCCGTCCCAACCGGTACGTTGGGGCGACCAGAGTTTCGAGGAAATGATGATCGGATTCATGGACACCGTACCAGTGAAGGACGAATTTTAG
- a CDS encoding outer membrane protein assembly factor BamB family protein, with the protein MNNHKQSATALAASATLLLMLGTSGVAPTSAEDFTRFRGVDATGVANDHPALPSRWNKTENVAWVADVPGQGWGSPIVVGNRVFVSAVVADEENIKPKGGLYLGKGVRDPAKGMHHWMVYCFNLTTGKELWRHQAYAGRPVVPRHPKSSYAAETPTTDGQRLYVLFGDLGLYCYRLEGDLLWSQPIEPKKTNMDYGAAASPVVHNGQVFVVYDNKEASWIASFDAQTGNQRWITKRDETMSWATPLVWQNDKRTEIVVPGQRFNRSYSLDGKELWRFDGNMSVLVIPSPFAAHGMCYISSGYVGDAHRPTFAIRPGAQGKIATEGEFGDSDFIEWYQPKASPYNTTQIVYGDYLYTVYDQGFMTCHNALTGEEVYGKRRFSPKGSFTSSPWAYDGKVFCLSEHGLTYVIKAGPEFEILNTNPLDELCIATPSVVDGKLLIRTLTKVYCITRDE; encoded by the coding sequence GTGAACAATCACAAGCAGAGTGCAACCGCCTTGGCGGCTTCCGCGACACTGTTGCTCATGTTGGGGACCAGTGGCGTGGCCCCCACGTCCGCCGAGGATTTCACTCGTTTTCGCGGCGTCGATGCAACGGGCGTTGCCAACGATCACCCAGCGCTTCCCAGTCGTTGGAATAAGACCGAGAACGTCGCCTGGGTGGCCGATGTTCCGGGCCAAGGCTGGGGAAGCCCCATCGTGGTTGGCAACCGGGTGTTTGTTTCCGCGGTGGTTGCGGACGAAGAGAACATCAAGCCCAAGGGAGGCCTTTACCTCGGCAAAGGTGTGCGTGATCCGGCGAAGGGCATGCACCACTGGATGGTGTATTGCTTTAACTTAACGACCGGCAAGGAACTGTGGCGCCATCAAGCTTACGCCGGCCGCCCGGTCGTGCCGCGACACCCCAAGAGCTCATATGCTGCCGAGACGCCAACAACCGATGGCCAGCGACTGTATGTACTGTTTGGTGACCTTGGCCTGTACTGCTACAGGCTCGAGGGAGACCTGCTGTGGTCGCAGCCCATCGAGCCCAAGAAGACGAATATGGACTACGGCGCGGCGGCGTCGCCGGTTGTGCATAACGGACAAGTTTTCGTCGTATACGACAACAAAGAAGCATCCTGGATCGCTTCCTTTGACGCGCAGACGGGCAACCAACGATGGATCACCAAACGCGATGAAACGATGTCGTGGGCAACGCCCTTGGTTTGGCAAAATGACAAGCGAACGGAGATCGTCGTTCCCGGTCAACGGTTTAACCGCAGCTACTCGCTCGATGGCAAAGAGCTATGGAGGTTCGATGGTAACATGTCCGTGCTGGTGATTCCGTCTCCCTTCGCCGCGCATGGGATGTGCTACATCTCATCTGGCTACGTCGGGGACGCCCACCGCCCCACCTTCGCGATCCGTCCTGGTGCCCAGGGAAAAATCGCCACAGAAGGCGAGTTTGGCGACAGCGACTTCATTGAGTGGTATCAGCCCAAGGCTTCTCCGTACAACACCACGCAGATCGTTTACGGCGACTACCTGTACACGGTATACGACCAGGGCTTCATGACCTGTCACAATGCCTTGACCGGTGAGGAGGTCTATGGCAAGCGTCGTTTCTCACCCAAGGGTTCGTTTACTTCGTCGCCGTGGGCGTATGACGGCAAAGTATTCTGTTTGAGCGAACATGGTTTGACCTACGTCATCAAAGCCGGTCCCGAGTTCGAGATTCTAAACACCAATCCGCTTGACGAACTTTGTATCGCAACGCCCAGCGTTGTCGATGGCAAACTGCTGATCCGCACGCTGACAAAGGTCTATTGCATTACGCGGGACGAATAA
- a CDS encoding response regulator transcription factor, with the protein MKHHVLIVEDDAPLAFMVRDFLLEQGFDVTVEDDGKVAIELIGRKPFDALVLDIGLPGADGFDVCRSIRPHFEGPVIVLTARGEEIDEVIALEVGADDFMSKPVRPRALLARLKMHLRKSDTLAASSAEASSNEAILVGDLRIETACRTVLLAGQNIEITTAEYDLLLYLAERAGTIVDRKDVYLDLLEIPYDGLDRSIDLRVSRLRKKLNDDPTHPTRIKSIRGVGYLMAKPA; encoded by the coding sequence ATGAAACACCATGTGCTGATTGTCGAAGATGACGCTCCGCTGGCGTTCATGGTCCGTGACTTCCTGCTCGAACAAGGTTTTGATGTTACGGTGGAAGATGACGGAAAAGTGGCGATCGAGTTGATCGGGCGCAAACCCTTCGACGCGTTGGTGCTGGATATTGGCTTGCCCGGCGCCGACGGCTTCGATGTGTGCCGCTCGATTCGTCCACACTTCGAAGGACCGGTAATCGTGCTGACGGCTCGTGGCGAGGAAATCGATGAAGTCATCGCTTTAGAGGTGGGCGCGGATGACTTCATGTCCAAGCCCGTGCGGCCACGGGCGCTGCTTGCCAGACTGAAGATGCATTTGCGCAAGAGTGATACGCTTGCTGCAAGTAGCGCCGAAGCGTCGTCCAACGAGGCCATTCTGGTAGGAGATTTGCGAATCGAAACGGCCTGCCGAACCGTGTTGCTCGCCGGTCAGAATATCGAGATTACGACAGCCGAATACGATCTCCTGCTGTATTTGGCCGAACGTGCCGGAACCATCGTTGATCGCAAAGACGTGTACCTGGATTTGCTCGAGATTCCCTACGACGGTCTGGACCGCTCGATCGACCTGCGGGTTTCGCGGCTGCGAAAAAAACTCAATGATGATCCGACTCACCCCACTCGCATTAAATCGATCCGTGGAGTGGGTTATCTGATGGCCAAGCCGGCATGA
- a CDS encoding ATP-binding protein, with translation MTRLFIRFYLGIIAVLIVAWLIQVYVFQGTTEAKNVAVIEEALSGGALSARDDIIAGGEENFAQSIAEVQSRFAYPVNVVDRSDRQISAKAIARMDQGEAVLYSGKMLVAIPDSPWLVELGPLPQFAGPTQRDVLVGLGSVLLLAAGAIAILLRPIARQFRTVEKTALAIAGGDLAARIVEKPRRSLPIVSAFNKMADRVETLLRSQKELLQAVSHELRTPLARIKFATELLRSADNEEKRQQRIDGIDEATDKLDDLVGELLSYMRLGEDAHMAPTRSVSVEDVVSEAIELYAPLNGEIQFGFAAPSPEILLTTYRNDLLRAIGNVVGNAAKYAKSQVQIAVAEQDGYVTITVDDDGIGIPAEDREAVFEPFKRLTKEKQPGAGLGLAIVRRICQRLNGEVVVATSPLGGARFEIRLPANEVA, from the coding sequence ATGACGCGACTGTTTATCCGATTCTATCTCGGCATTATCGCCGTCCTGATCGTGGCCTGGCTCATTCAGGTCTATGTGTTTCAGGGAACCACGGAAGCCAAAAACGTTGCCGTAATCGAAGAAGCTCTCAGCGGAGGGGCGCTGTCGGCACGCGACGACATCATCGCGGGCGGTGAGGAGAACTTTGCCCAGTCGATCGCGGAAGTTCAATCTCGATTCGCTTACCCCGTCAATGTTGTCGATCGTTCGGATCGGCAGATATCCGCAAAGGCCATTGCTCGAATGGATCAAGGCGAGGCCGTTTTGTACTCTGGTAAAATGCTGGTCGCGATTCCCGATTCGCCGTGGCTGGTCGAACTCGGTCCGCTGCCACAGTTCGCCGGTCCGACCCAACGAGACGTGCTGGTAGGACTTGGTAGCGTCTTGCTGCTTGCCGCCGGGGCGATTGCCATCTTGCTAAGACCCATCGCTCGTCAGTTTCGCACCGTCGAGAAGACGGCATTGGCGATCGCGGGAGGTGATTTGGCCGCCCGCATCGTGGAAAAGCCTCGCCGCAGCCTGCCGATCGTGAGTGCCTTTAACAAAATGGCCGACCGGGTCGAAACTCTATTGCGGTCCCAGAAAGAGTTGCTGCAGGCGGTTTCTCACGAACTGCGGACGCCGCTGGCGCGCATCAAGTTCGCCACCGAATTACTTCGTTCGGCAGACAACGAGGAAAAACGCCAGCAGCGCATCGATGGGATCGACGAGGCGACCGACAAATTGGATGATCTGGTCGGTGAGTTGCTGAGCTATATGCGGTTGGGCGAAGATGCCCACATGGCCCCCACCAGGTCGGTTTCCGTCGAGGATGTGGTTTCCGAAGCGATTGAACTTTATGCTCCGCTCAACGGTGAAATCCAGTTCGGTTTTGCCGCCCCGTCGCCGGAAATTTTATTGACAACTTATCGAAACGACTTGTTACGAGCCATTGGCAATGTCGTTGGCAACGCGGCCAAATATGCGAAGTCTCAGGTCCAGATCGCCGTCGCCGAGCAGGACGGCTACGTCACCATCACCGTGGATGACGACGGCATTGGAATTCCCGCCGAGGATCGAGAAGCAGTGTTTGAACCATTCAAGCGGTTGACAAAAGAAAAGCAACCAGGAGCCGGACTGGGGCTGGCGATCGTTCGCCGAATTTGTCAACGACTGAATGGCGAAGTCGTCGTAGCGACCAGCCCGCTTGGTGGAGCGAGGTTTGAGATTCGTCTGCCGGCCAACGAAGTGGCTTGA
- a CDS encoding acetyltransferase codes for MAHFDVFNGDADGICALQQLRLAEPRESTLVTGVKRDINLLKRVDAQPGDTVTVLDISLDKNRDDLQRLLDNGVQVTYFDHHFAGEIPESAALNTSIDTAGDVCTGLIVNRFLHDAHLPWAVTALFGDNLHDAARNAAQPLNLDDSQLEQLETLGTLLNYNGYGSTLDDLYFRPDELYQKLHPYADPFEFIASDVTFQTLREGFDNDMNRARSIAPVLQTERCAVFAFPCEAFSRRVSGVYSNLLARDNPQRAHALASLLPSGDYLVSVRAPLMTKSGADELCRQFPTGGGRKAAAGINQLPADQIQPFMDAMQKQFG; via the coding sequence GTGGCCCATTTTGATGTTTTTAACGGAGATGCCGACGGCATTTGCGCCTTACAACAACTCCGACTGGCCGAACCACGGGAAAGCACCCTGGTCACGGGGGTCAAGCGAGACATCAACCTGCTCAAACGCGTCGACGCACAGCCCGGAGATACCGTCACCGTGCTGGATATCTCGCTAGACAAGAATCGCGACGACCTGCAGCGGCTGCTCGACAACGGCGTCCAGGTGACCTACTTCGATCATCACTTTGCGGGCGAGATCCCCGAATCGGCTGCCCTCAATACTTCGATCGATACCGCCGGGGACGTGTGTACCGGTCTGATCGTCAACCGATTTCTTCACGATGCTCACCTTCCGTGGGCCGTCACCGCTTTGTTTGGCGACAATCTGCACGATGCGGCTCGGAACGCGGCACAGCCACTGAACTTAGACGATTCGCAACTCGAGCAACTCGAAACGCTGGGCACGCTGCTGAACTACAACGGCTATGGCAGCACGCTGGACGATCTGTATTTCCGCCCCGATGAGCTCTACCAAAAGCTTCATCCCTATGCGGATCCGTTCGAATTCATCGCTTCCGATGTGACCTTCCAAACGCTCCGCGAGGGCTTTGACAATGACATGAACCGCGCACGTTCCATCGCCCCGGTGTTGCAGACCGAGCGATGCGCCGTGTTCGCCTTCCCCTGCGAGGCCTTCTCGCGGCGGGTTAGTGGCGTATACAGCAATCTATTGGCACGCGACAACCCACAGCGTGCCCACGCTTTGGCCAGCCTGCTGCCATCGGGGGACTACTTGGTCAGCGTCCGTGCGCCGCTGATGACCAAATCCGGTGCCGATGAACTCTGCCGCCAGTTTCCTACCGGTGGCGGCCGCAAAGCGGCGGCGGGGATCAATCAACTGCCCGCCGACCAAATACAACCCTTTATGGATGCGATGCAAAAGCAATTCGGCTGA
- a CDS encoding PSD1 and planctomycete cytochrome C domain-containing protein: MFSQLVLFPRWQFVGSLLIGLLIPAFASPSPGMAAPSPQPPNQAEQEQEKFFESKVRPLLVEHCIECHGPEEQSGELRLDRLADFQRGGGSGPVVVPGDPKASRLIRAIGFQDNQLQMPPDRKLPDEVIQIFTEWVRTGAYWPPGETEGDEQPVEEMSLAEQIENQRQTHWAFQPIVASEPPSNEQILSHDSATSPAVAELDSISAIDRFVLDQLAGASLAPNPRADRRVLIHRAYFTLLGLPPSYEDVQAFLNDPAPDAFERLVDRLLDNPHYGERWARHWLDIARYGDTKGYLAGNRETRYPYAYTFRDYVINAFNEDKPFDDFIVEQIAADRLELTGQQRSALAAMGFLTVGRRFSNRTHDIIDDRIDVVTRGFLGLSVACARCHDHKFDPIPTADYYSLYGVFASSQEPAELPLLGEPQASPEYEAFLQARAEKQAKVDEWVEARRVGTEHELRSRVADYLVYVANTLAQYKQGKTALQGKRGALRRAAAKRWQQYLAQPAESLDPIWKLWHQLAALPADKFAAQAASKLEDESHDQVPASLLAALREAQPQSLPEAAQTFGERLEAVYAQWVEAVKADDSLTRLADEDDERLRQSLFAADAPTSLNTQQMLVHLDQAERNKHNQLQNDVNGVSVTHPGAPPRGMVMVDRDRPIEPVIFRRGVPGNRGDKVPRRFLQVLASVDGGQPFEQGSGRLELARAIASPDNPLTARVIVNRVWQHQFGEGLVRTSSDFGTRGEPPTHPQLLDYLAAEFMADGWSIKRLQRRILLSRTWQQTSELRPDAAEQDPENRLLWHMPRRRMEFEPLRDRLLTVAGRLESRIGGRSAMIHQDSPRRGLYAYIDREDLPGLLASFDLPSPDASQAQRTETTVPQQALYLMNSAFVIEQARALATRSAVNIPAESPAVEVSQQRIQRLYQLALARDPDEAEMRAAMTFVDPVSSEANDGEQKDVVHTAGDSLDPWVQLAQVLLLCNEFAFVD, encoded by the coding sequence GTGTTTTCTCAATTGGTCCTGTTCCCGCGATGGCAATTCGTTGGCTCGCTGCTGATCGGACTGCTGATCCCAGCGTTTGCCAGCCCAAGCCCCGGCATGGCGGCACCAAGCCCTCAGCCGCCGAACCAAGCGGAACAAGAACAAGAAAAATTTTTCGAGTCCAAGGTGCGTCCGCTACTGGTGGAACATTGCATCGAATGCCACGGTCCGGAAGAACAATCGGGTGAACTGCGGCTGGATCGGCTGGCGGATTTCCAACGCGGCGGAGGCTCCGGGCCGGTGGTCGTGCCAGGGGATCCGAAAGCCAGTCGGCTGATCCGAGCCATCGGATTTCAGGACAATCAGTTACAGATGCCCCCTGATCGGAAACTGCCCGACGAAGTCATCCAGATATTTACCGAATGGGTCCGCACGGGCGCTTACTGGCCTCCGGGGGAAACCGAGGGGGACGAACAGCCGGTAGAAGAGATGTCGCTGGCCGAGCAGATCGAAAACCAGCGTCAAACTCATTGGGCATTCCAACCGATTGTCGCCAGCGAGCCGCCATCGAACGAGCAGATCTTGTCGCACGACTCGGCGACGTCGCCGGCAGTGGCCGAGCTGGATTCGATTTCGGCGATCGATCGGTTCGTGTTGGACCAGCTGGCCGGAGCGTCCTTGGCGCCCAACCCTCGTGCCGATCGCCGTGTCCTGATCCACCGTGCCTATTTCACGTTGCTGGGATTGCCGCCTTCCTACGAAGACGTCCAGGCGTTCTTAAACGATCCCGCTCCCGATGCCTTTGAGCGACTGGTCGATCGCTTGTTGGACAACCCACACTACGGCGAACGGTGGGCGCGGCATTGGCTGGACATCGCGCGCTACGGGGACACCAAAGGTTACTTGGCGGGAAACCGCGAAACCCGTTACCCCTACGCTTACACGTTTCGCGACTACGTGATCAATGCTTTCAACGAGGACAAGCCCTTCGATGATTTCATCGTCGAACAGATTGCCGCCGATCGCTTGGAATTGACGGGCCAGCAGCGTTCGGCGCTGGCAGCCATGGGCTTCCTGACCGTGGGACGCCGGTTCTCGAATCGGACGCACGACATCATCGACGACCGCATCGATGTGGTCACCCGTGGATTCCTGGGACTGAGCGTGGCCTGTGCCCGCTGCCACGACCACAAATTCGATCCCATCCCCACGGCCGACTACTACTCACTGTACGGCGTGTTCGCCAGTTCCCAAGAGCCAGCGGAATTGCCTCTTTTGGGCGAGCCGCAAGCGTCCCCCGAATACGAAGCCTTTCTTCAAGCTCGAGCGGAGAAACAAGCCAAGGTCGACGAGTGGGTGGAGGCCCGCCGTGTGGGCACCGAACATGAACTCCGCTCGCGAGTAGCCGACTATCTGGTCTACGTTGCCAACACGCTGGCGCAGTACAAGCAGGGCAAAACGGCGCTGCAGGGCAAACGCGGAGCGCTGCGACGAGCCGCTGCGAAGCGTTGGCAACAATACCTTGCCCAACCCGCCGAATCGCTCGATCCGATCTGGAAGCTGTGGCACCAACTGGCCGCGCTGCCGGCCGATAAGTTTGCCGCACAAGCCGCGTCGAAGCTTGAGGATGAATCGCACGACCAAGTCCCCGCTTCGTTGCTGGCCGCCCTTCGAGAGGCTCAGCCGCAATCGCTGCCCGAAGCGGCGCAGACGTTCGGTGAGCGACTGGAAGCGGTCTACGCCCAGTGGGTCGAGGCGGTCAAAGCTGACGACAGCCTGACGCGTCTTGCCGACGAAGACGACGAGCGACTGCGACAGTCGCTGTTTGCCGCCGACGCGCCCACTTCACTGAACACCCAGCAAATGCTGGTTCATCTGGATCAAGCCGAACGCAACAAACACAACCAACTGCAAAACGATGTCAACGGCGTCAGCGTGACCCATCCGGGGGCTCCGCCGCGAGGCATGGTGATGGTTGACCGAGACCGTCCCATCGAACCGGTGATCTTCCGCCGCGGAGTCCCGGGCAATCGTGGCGACAAGGTGCCGCGGCGTTTTCTACAGGTCCTTGCCAGCGTCGACGGAGGCCAACCGTTTGAACAAGGCAGCGGCCGTTTGGAACTGGCTCGCGCCATCGCCAGCCCCGACAATCCGTTGACCGCCCGGGTAATTGTCAATCGCGTTTGGCAACACCAGTTCGGCGAGGGCTTAGTCCGCACGTCGAGCGATTTTGGCACACGCGGCGAGCCGCCGACGCACCCCCAGCTGCTCGATTATCTGGCGGCTGAATTTATGGCCGATGGCTGGTCGATCAAACGCTTGCAGCGCCGAATCCTGTTATCTCGGACTTGGCAACAGACCAGCGAACTGCGACCAGACGCGGCGGAACAAGATCCGGAAAACCGCCTGCTTTGGCACATGCCTCGACGGCGAATGGAATTTGAACCACTGCGTGATCGCTTGCTGACCGTTGCTGGTCGCTTGGAGAGCCGAATCGGCGGCCGCTCGGCGATGATCCACCAGGACTCACCGCGGCGGGGACTGTACGCCTACATCGATCGCGAAGACCTGCCCGGCTTGCTGGCCAGCTTTGACCTGCCCAGCCCCGATGCCAGCCAGGCCCAGCGAACCGAAACGACCGTGCCCCAACAAGCCCTGTACCTCATGAACTCGGCCTTTGTCATCGAACAGGCCCGGGCCTTGGCAACCAGGTCCGCGGTGAACATCCCCGCGGAAAGCCCAGCCGTGGAAGTTTCGCAACAACGGATTCAGCGGCTGTATCAATTGGCTTTGGCTCGCGATCCGGACGAAGCCGAAATGCGGGCGGCGATGACCTTCGTCGATCCGGTATCCAGCGAAGCGAACGACGGGGAGCAAAAGGACGTCGTTCACACCGCCGGCGATTCATTGGATCCCTGGGTTCAGTTGGCCCAAGTGCTTTTGCTTTGCAACGAATTTGCCTTTGTCGATTAG